The region GCGCCGCCCTCTGGCGCCTGCTGGACAGTGAGATCTCCGCCCATCGCTCGCGCCAGTCTGCGCGAGATATAGAGGCCCAGTCCGCTTCCTCCATCGCCACTGCGACCGAGCCGCTCGAACTTCTCGAAAACCTTATCGGCCTGATCCCGGGCAATGCCCTGCCCCTGATCCTGCACGGTGATCCACGCGAACTCGCCATCGATACCGCAATCGACCTCGATCCGGGTATCTTCCGGCGAATATCTCACGGCGTTGCCGATGAGGTTGAGGAGGATCTGCAGCACGCGGCGGAATTCCGCGATGGCCGGCGCTGCCACATCGAGCGCGGGGAGCACGAAGGCAATGCGTCGTTCCTGCGCCCGGACGCCCAGGATGCCTGCTGCACGCCGGGCACAATCGACAAGATCGATGTGATCGGGAGCAGGCGAAAATCCTTCGTCTTCCACCGTCTCAAGATCGGCCAGGTCTTCGACCAACGACAGCAGGTGCCGTCCGGCTTCCGCAATATCCCCGGCATACCCTACGTACTGTTCAGCCAAGGGACCGGCGAGGCGTGTCCGAATGGTTTCGGCGTTGGCGACAATCCGGTTGATCGGCAAACGCAGCGCCGGCGCCAGCTTGCGCCCCAGCAGGCCCTTCCAGTCTGGATGTGCAAGGGGTTCCGGCACAGCCGAAACCGTCATGCTCGGGGCTTCCGCTAGCACGGACTCCGCCACCAGAAGCAGTTCGAACCCGCCTGCTCGCAACGGCAGAATACGCGTTTTCCACACACGGGACGAGCCGGGCACGGCCACCTGGGCTTCGTCGAGCAATCGCCAGTGCAGAGGTTGGCGGTGCGCGCTGCCCTCAAGCGTTACGAGATCGGTCCAGTATCTGCCAAAGCCTTGCTGCAGGCTCGATGCCAAGTCGACAAGATCGCGCGCCGTGGCGGAACCCGAGACTATGCGCTGCTCGGCGTCCAGAACAATGTGTGCTTCGGCCAACTGTCGGATAAGCGCTTCGTCGGTCGCTGCCGCTTCATCGCCCTGCCAGGCATCCGCGGCGACTTTCCAGTCGCTGATCTCGATCCTTGTGCCGGACCCATCGGGAATGGCGCGCGCCGAAAACGAGAGCGGTTGCCCTTCGTCGGTCACGGTCATGGCTGCGGATAGCGGAGCCCCCGCCAATCGCGCACGGCGCACCAGCGCCAACAGACCCGGCAGCGCGATCACACCGGGGTATACGCCGCCGAGCCGTATCTGCAGCGCCGCCAGGGTCTCATCGGACTCGACCAACCGGTCTGCGCTGTCGCAGCGGGCGCGGATCACGCCTGCGGTGGTCACTGGTGCGCCCTCATCGGCCGATCATTATCCGAACGCCTCACGGCGCATCAAGGAAGAGGCCAGCATCGCTGCTGCGGCATCGGGCACGAGCTGATCAATGCCCTCTGGCAGGCTGGTCTGCGGATGCAGGGCTGAGAAAGTGGTGACCAGATTCGTGCGGTCAGCACCTGCGGCCGACAGTGCAAGCGCCAATCGCGCCATCTGGCTCTCGGTCGTGCACATGATCGCCATTTCGCGCGACATTCCGGCCCCCGAGGCGAGGCTTGACAGGAAAAGCGCAATCCCGGCGGAGTCGATTTGCAGACCCCGGGCCGAATCACCTGCCAATTGCCGAATGACGTGGTCGAGTAGCTCCAGACGCGATGCTGCGGCTACGCGTTGCTGGCGCAATGCACTTTCCGCCGCGCCGGCAGCAGCCAGTCCGGACGGATCATCTGCAACGTAGGCCTGCATGGTCATCAGAGCGATATGGTGAAGATCGCCGGGCAGTTCCGAAAGTGGAATCTGCATGCGCCGCATCAACTGTCCGAATCGCGCCTGCGCGGCGAGCAAATTCATCCCACGCGCGGCCAGATCGGGATCGCGCGACGCAATGATGTCTTGAAGAAGCGGGGTGAGCACGGGATCGAGTCCCAGCCTGCCCTGCATCTTCTCGGTAAGTTGCCACTCGACCGCAAGCATGTGCAGATGATTCAGCAGGGCCTGATTGCCGGCGAGCAAATCCGCCAGGCCATCGCCCGCCTCTCGCGCCCAGGCGGCAGAATTGTCGTGACCGGCAGCTTCACCAACCGCCTGCACAAGCTGTCTGGCAATATCTGACAGCATGCCTCGGACGCGGGCGATGATCTCGTCGCTGAAGATCGAGTTATCGTCGTTCTGGAGAAGATGCCGGAGAATTGGCCCCATGTGGACCATGACCTGATCGGCATGAACCAGGTCATCGCGCAGAAGCGCCTCGATCGCGCCGGGATCGGGGGGAAAGGTACGGTCAGTGCCATAAGTCGCTCTTACGGCCGACTGGTTAACTGCGGGTTAGGCGATCTGTCGGTTGCCGGCGTTGTCCCGAACTGGAGCAGCAGCAGGCACGTGCCAAGGAGCGTCAGAACCGCAACGCCGATCGCTGCATCGAATGGCAGCGTGATGCTGGCGATGGCGAGCACAAGGCCGAAGGCCAATCGGTCTTCCAGCCAGGCGGATCGGGGGAAACGCGGCAGGGCAAGGCGCACAAGGCGCGCTCCACCGATAAGCAGAATCGGGGCGAACCAATTGAGCCCAAAAGGAATTGCGCTGGTGTAAGGCAGTTCGCTGCGCCAAGCGGCAAGCGCTATCAGTCCAGCATCGACGAGAAGATGGAATAGGGCCACGGTCCTGCGCTCAAGGCCCGAGGCCAGGAGCGAATCACGCTCCACCTGCCCCATCAGACTGGCCACGCGCTCCACCAGCCAGGACAATCCGATCAGCAGGAACCCTGTGGCGGCATTGCCAAGCCAGCCAAGCCCTAGACCGAGCAGTCCCAGTATCCCGGCAGCAAGTCCGATCAGCGCAGGCCGGGTTCCTGCATGAAGCATGGCCGGCCCGAACCTGCGGACAAAGGCCATGGCCAGCAGCACCCCGGGGAGCCTTCGGCCGATCCACCGCTAGCCGTATGCAGCCTCAGCCACTGACGCTCTGCGGTGTGGGCTTCCTGTTCGCTACGGACCATGGTCCAACGGCCATCACCCAGCATGGCCGCAGACACGCCGCGCAATGGCAGGCGGGCCTGAACGGCGAGGCGCAGCAGCGCCGATTGCGCGTTCCATTCGGGCGGCAAATCGGCAAGGCCAGCCGCGATCCGTCCCTGGAAGCGCATTGCTCCGGCGAATGCATGGTTGATATCGATGCGCTCGAAACCGAGCGGCAAGGCGTTTTCTGCCGGAAGCGTGAGAACGCACGGACCTGCCTCGATAAGATCCCGAAACACGTCGGGCATGGCAATCAGGCCATCGCCCACGACGATCACATCGTCTTCAGGAGCAAGCAAGGGCACAAGTGCACGCGCTGTTGCCACGACATGAAACTGGGCTCCGCCAGCCTCGACAACGTGCTGGAGCGCGACCAGCTCGCCGCTGATCCCCTCTGCCATCACGACGACGCGCTTTGCGCCCAGCGAGAGGGCCAACCCGATCTGATGGCGCAGCAGCGAACGTCCGCCGATCGGCAGATACCCGCGAAGTCCTGCAGGCACCGTTGCCGGCACACCCGCAGCCTGTGCCGGATGGGAAGTTTCAATCAGGGAAAGAACTGCGACCCGCAAGAATTGCCTCCTGTCGCACCATCGTAGGGACTGGCGACGGTCGTGCCAAGGCGGACCGCTGTAGCGTCGGGGATTAGGCGGCGTGGACAAATTCCACAACGCCACGGTTGCCCTGTAAAAGGCCTTGGCGAGGCGCGAGGGCGCAGGAAGAGTGGGTCTCTTTCAAGGCCGAGCAACGCTGCCAAGGCCTTTTACAGGGCAACCCCTGCGGGGCTGGACCAAAAACCGCCATTTCGGCGTCGGCTCGTCGCACAATATTCCCGATATTGCGCTTCCTCGCCTCCTTGAGCTGGCGGTTTTTGCCTCCAGCCGTGGCGCTGTGGAATTTGTCCACGCCGCCTAGGCGTCTATCGCCAGATCGGCCAGCATCTGGTGCAGGCGACGAAGGATCGCCGGATCACCGGGCGCGCCGTCCAGCGCTTCCTCGGCAAGGTCGATCAGGCCTTCGGCATGAAAGCTTGCCGCAAGGCCTTTCAACCGCAAGGCTGCAACGTGCCAGTTCCCATCGCAGCGAGCGCGGCCGAGCAGATCCACCTGCCGTTCGGCACTTTCGATGAATGCCGCACGCAACTCGCGCACGAGTTCGGGATCGTGCCCGGCAGCAGCGGCAAGGTTTGCATCAAGGGAGGCGCCTTCGTAGGCCATATGAAACCGCTACGGGCCGAAGCGTTAAGGCGGGGTTTATGGATGGATCGAAATCGTGATATGACAGCGTCATGAACGGGGGAAGACGGATCATTCCGATCGATGGCGCCAATGAGGACGCCGGTGAGGCAAGCATGGCCGGGCCAACTGCGCCTGAGGATGCCGAGCTGGCATATATGCCTCCAGCTTTCCTTGAGAAAGCATCGGCAAGCGACTGGGATAGCGCAGAAATCCCTGCGCTCAAGAAATCCTGGCCAGCGCTTGTGCTGGCTGGCGGTGCGATTGCTGGTTGGACGGCATTCTTCGTTTGGGTTGTGATCCTTGCACAGCCAACGCCCGCGTCTGCAGAGCAATGGGCATGGTGGTTGACGCAATGGAGCGTGCCCGTCCTGCTGGTGCTTGTTCTGCTGCTCGTAGTCATGCGTACAAGCCGGCGGGAAGCGGCCCGCTTCGCCGATGCGGCACGCCTGCTGTCGAACGAATCGGCTTACCTTGAGCGGCGCCTTGTTTCGATCAACACCGAACTGGCGCTCGCCCGCGACTTCATGGCCGCGCAAGGCCGCGATCTTGAATCGTTGGGCCGGGTTGCGGTCGATCGGCTTTCGGGCAGTGCCTCGCAGCTGGATGGGCTGATCAGCCGGAACGGCACGCAGATCGACAGGATCGCCGAAGTTTCAGCGGCCGCTCTCGACAACATGGAGAAGCTGCGCGGGCAATTGCCGGTCATTGCCAATGCCGCCAAGGACGTGACCAACAACATCGGCAATGCCGGACGCACCGCGCATCTGCAGCTTGAAGAGCTGGTCTCGGGCTTTCAGCGCCTCAACGAGTTCGGCCTTGCCAGTGAACGGCAGGTCGTGTCGTTTCGTGACCGGGTCGACAGCGCGCTGGAGGGATTTGCCAAGGCTTCCGAAGACCTCGGCCTTCTGGCCGAAAATCGCTTTGATGCCCTGACGCAGCGCAGCGTCGATCAGGCGGCAATGGCTGCCGAGGCGGAACAGGCTGCCCTTGCGGCTTGGCGGGAGCGCAGCGATGCCCATGCGGCATCCCTCAAGGAAACTCTCGTCCAACTCGGCGAGGCGCACGAGGGACTTATCGCGGACTCGGCGGGACGCCTGGCACGCTTTGAGGAGGCCGCGCGTTCGCTCACGGCAATGCTCGAAATCCAGGGCCGCGATCTTGACGAACAACTGGCGCGCAGGCGCGCCTCTGCCGAAGCTGGCGCCGCGGAACAGCGCGCGGCTCTCGAAAACCGTCTTGCCGAAATCGACGAGGCCGTTGCCGAGCGTCGCTCTGCGTTGGAGCGCGCCGCCGCTTCTGCCGCCGAAGGTTTGGCGTCAAAGCTGGCCGAGCTTGATCAGGCGATCGAGGCGCAGCGCAGCACGCAAATTGTCGAGGCTGAGAAGCTTGCTTCCAGATGTGAGGAAATCGGAAGCAAGGTCAGTGCCTTCTCCGAAGTCCTTCGCAACTCTGGCGAACAAGGCGCACAGACAGCGTCGCAGGTTGACAAGGCAATGGCCGATCTCACCGCGCGACTGGGTGAAATGCGCCACGCGCTTTCAGGCACGGACCTGCAGATCGGCGAATTGACCGATTCTGCTGTGCGGCTTCTTGAGCTGATCCAGGCCGGTGGCGACCACACGCGCACCCAGATTCCGGAAGCCCTGCGCAGTACTGAAGCCGGGCTCAAGGGTCTGGAGGATCGCGTGTTCACCCTGCGCGATACCTTGCGCGAAGCAGGCGATGGCGGGCGCAGCCTTGCCGAGACGGTTGGTTCTGCTCGCAGTGAAGTTTCGAGCACGATCAAGGAATTGCAGAAGGCGCAAAAGACCCTGTCCGAGCAGGCGGCAGAGCATGAGCAGCAACTTTCTGCTCTGCGCGACGTGCTGGCCGGGGTGCGCGCCGAAAGCGATGCACTGTCACAGGATATCGAGAGCCGACTGTCAGGAGCAATTGGCGGCTTGAACGAGGCTGCAACCAAGGCTGGTAAAGACCTGCGCGTCAGCACTGCGGGTGAAATCGAAAGCCTCGCCGAACGACTTGGCGAACAGAGCAGTGCCGCGATCGCGCGGGTGCTTCAGGGGCGCGCGGCCGAACTTGTGGGGCGTCTTGAGGAAGCCATCGATGCCGCAGCGGCAGCAAGTCGCGACACCGCAATCCAGATGCGTGACCAGTTGGCGAAGGTCGATGAACTGGCCGGCAATCTTGAGGCGCGGGTCGATCGCGTTCGCGAGAAGGCAGAGGAGAAGGTCGATAACGACTTTGCCCGTCGCGCGGCCCTGATCACGGAATCGCTGAACTCGTCCGCCATCGACATTGCCAAGGCGCTGTCGACGGATGTTTCGGAAACCGCTTGGGCATCGTACTTGCGCGGGGACCGCGGCATCTTCACCCGCCGCGCCGTGTCGCTGCTGGAAAGTGCCGAGGCCAAGGCGGTACAGGCGCATTACGAAGCTGAGAGCGAGTTCCGCGAGCATGTGAACCGCTACATCCACGATTTCGAATCCATGCTGCGCCAGTTGCTTTCGACCCGTGACGGTAACGCTCTGGGCGTTACGTTGCTCTCGTCCGACATGGGCAAGCTCTATGTCGCACTGGCGCAGGGGATCGAGCGCCTGCGCACCTGAGCTTGAGGCCTAATGAAAATCGCGTGACTTGGGGATGATCCTCACGTCACGCGGGTGTGTCCGGGCACCGGGACCGGCGCGTTCGGGGATCGGCCTGTTGCACTCGTCCGCCCGCGCAATCGGCGGCATGAGCTGGTCGGCATCGGACAGCGCA is a window of Novosphingobium sp. THN1 DNA encoding:
- a CDS encoding sensor histidine kinase KdpD — translated: MTTAGVIRARCDSADRLVESDETLAALQIRLGGVYPGVIALPGLLALVRRARLAGAPLSAAMTVTDEGQPLSFSARAIPDGSGTRIEISDWKVAADAWQGDEAAATDEALIRQLAEAHIVLDAEQRIVSGSATARDLVDLASSLQQGFGRYWTDLVTLEGSAHRQPLHWRLLDEAQVAVPGSSRVWKTRILPLRAGGFELLLVAESVLAEAPSMTVSAVPEPLAHPDWKGLLGRKLAPALRLPINRIVANAETIRTRLAGPLAEQYVGYAGDIAEAGRHLLSLVEDLADLETVEDEGFSPAPDHIDLVDCARRAAGILGVRAQERRIAFVLPALDVAAPAIAEFRRVLQILLNLIGNAVRYSPEDTRIEVDCGIDGEFAWITVQDQGQGIARDQADKVFEKFERLGRSGDGGSGLGLYISRRLARAMGGDLTVQQAPEGGAKFVLLLPADRAAQASAAG
- a CDS encoding Hpt domain-containing protein, whose amino-acid sequence is MAYEGASLDANLAAAAGHDPELVRELRAAFIESAERQVDLLGRARCDGNWHVAALRLKGLAASFHAEGLIDLAEEALDGAPGDPAILRRLHQMLADLAIDA